In uncultured Desulfovibrio sp., one DNA window encodes the following:
- the ftsA gene encoding cell division protein FtsA — protein sequence MNKSDLIVGLDIGTTKICAVVGQLNEAGVIEVVGIGNSISTGLRKGVVVNIEQTVQSIRKAIEEAELMAGCEINSVYVGIAGSHIMGINSHGVIAVKGGEVGPRDIERVLDAARAVAIPADREVIHILPQEYIVDNQYGIADPLGMAGVRLEVRVHIVTGGVSSAQNIMRSCHRAQLDVSDIALESLASAKAVLTDEEREIGVALVDLGGGTTDIAIFANDAIKHTAVLALGGQNLSNDIAFGLRTPLASAEKIKIKYGCALAELVRPDEFIEVPSVGGRESRRLSRQVLAEICEPRMEEILYLVDQTLVRSGYKDLIGAGVVLTGGTALIEGCQELGEQIFNLPTRIGYPRNVGGLKDVVNSPKFSTAVGLLRYGAEKEMAGQKKFTTRSESGMFEGVLARMKKWFSDIS from the coding sequence ATGAACAAGTCGGATCTCATCGTTGGTCTTGATATCGGCACAACCAAGATATGCGCCGTTGTGGGTCAGCTCAACGAGGCTGGCGTCATTGAGGTGGTGGGTATTGGCAACAGCATCTCCACCGGCCTGCGCAAAGGTGTTGTGGTCAATATCGAGCAGACGGTGCAGTCCATCCGCAAGGCCATCGAAGAGGCAGAACTCATGGCCGGCTGCGAGATCAATTCCGTCTATGTGGGAATTGCGGGCAGCCACATCATGGGCATCAACAGCCACGGGGTCATTGCCGTCAAGGGGGGCGAAGTGGGGCCGCGCGATATCGAGCGTGTGCTGGATGCCGCCCGTGCCGTGGCCATTCCGGCGGACCGCGAAGTCATCCACATCCTGCCGCAGGAATACATCGTGGACAATCAGTACGGCATTGCCGACCCGCTGGGCATGGCCGGCGTGCGTCTGGAAGTGCGCGTGCACATTGTGACCGGCGGAGTTTCCTCGGCCCAGAACATCATGCGTTCCTGTCATCGCGCCCAGCTGGATGTTTCGGATATCGCCCTGGAATCGCTGGCATCGGCCAAGGCCGTGCTGACCGATGAGGAACGCGAGATCGGGGTGGCGCTTGTGGACCTGGGCGGCGGCACCACGGACATCGCCATCTTTGCCAATGACGCCATCAAGCATACGGCCGTGCTGGCCCTGGGCGGGCAGAACCTGTCCAATGACATTGCCTTCGGCCTGCGCACGCCACTGGCCTCGGCGGAAAAGATCAAGATCAAGTACGGTTGCGCCCTGGCAGAACTGGTGCGGCCTGATGAATTCATTGAAGTACCCAGCGTGGGCGGGCGCGAATCGCGCCGTCTGTCCCGCCAGGTGCTGGCGGAAATCTGTGAACCGCGCATGGAAGAAATCCTGTACCTGGTGGACCAGACGCTGGTGAGGTCCGGTTACAAGGACCTGATCGGAGCGGGGGTGGTGCTCACGGGGGGCACGGCACTCATCGAGGGCTGTCAGGAGCTGGGTGAACAGATTTTCAACCTTCCCACGCGTATCGGCTACCCGCGCAATGTGGGCGGCCTCAAGGATGTGGTGAACAGTCCCAAGTTCTCCACGGCGGTGGGACTGCTGCGCTACGGCGCAGAAAAGGAAATGGCGGGGCAGAAAAAGTTTACGACGCGCAGCGAGAGCGGCATGTTTGAAGGTGTGCTTGCGCGTATGAAGAAGTGGTTTTCCGACATTTCTTAG
- a CDS encoding cytochrome c biogenesis protein CcdA, with translation MLEGLLIGINDMMLEHSWGALAACFLWGCASTLLSPCHLAAIPLLVSYVAGQPVTVRPRHAAVYALIFSLGLFSAVFLVGGACAVMGRMLGDIPSWGYAVAGFILVASGLRNVLARHCNIAWSWLYRWNFSGRTGAYLLGLTYGMLAGVCTFGFLAPILAVITIQGQLLRGILMTILFGLGHCLPIVLAGCGISVAETRGYKRFGLAMKRCANVFVMLFGLYFIAQAF, from the coding sequence ATGCTTGAAGGATTGCTGATCGGCATCAACGACATGATGCTCGAACATTCCTGGGGAGCACTGGCAGCCTGCTTCCTCTGGGGCTGCGCGAGCACGCTTCTCAGCCCGTGCCACCTTGCGGCCATCCCCCTGCTGGTGAGTTATGTGGCCGGACAGCCCGTAACGGTCAGGCCCAGGCATGCCGCCGTGTATGCCCTGATCTTCAGCCTGGGGCTTTTTTCCGCCGTCTTTCTTGTGGGCGGGGCCTGCGCTGTCATGGGACGCATGCTGGGGGATATTCCTTCCTGGGGCTATGCCGTCGCAGGTTTCATTCTGGTGGCAAGCGGTCTGCGCAATGTTCTTGCCCGGCATTGCAACATTGCCTGGAGCTGGCTCTACCGCTGGAATTTTTCCGGCAGAACAGGCGCCTATCTGCTGGGCCTGACATACGGCATGCTCGCCGGAGTGTGTACGTTCGGCTTTCTGGCGCCCATTCTGGCGGTGATAACCATTCAGGGGCAGCTTTTACGCGGCATCCTGATGACCATTCTGTTCGGCCTGGGACACTGTCTGCCCATTGTCCTGGCAGGATGCGGCATCAGCGTTGCCGAAACCAGAGGATACAAGCGTTTCGGCTTGGCCATGAAACGCTGTGCCAATGTCTTTGTCATGCTCTTTGGCCTGTATTTCATCGCACAGGCATTTTAA
- a CDS encoding type III secretion system chaperone, whose protein sequence is MSEYAANSGMSSTLPGMTAQDNSRTLTIWVSLREGATRFPVFCCSVRCNQHGKGAAGIQRDHICPSAGPPSCQGRTPLSAGRCIGKATFSHNTFLGGACMQKRFIELVSHFLSEAHIDCIVAPGDHVISVPVGDFRFNIGLFESMRTIVLQGIVGIVPGTGREALYAELLRMNSLFKGTHGATLGLEGDAVTLQYGIPIDGVDDASFAAQAATFLEAIAAMLEGFDSLVAHVRSVPDATATAEDATCMGKDVIRV, encoded by the coding sequence ATGTCGGAATATGCCGCGAACAGCGGCATGTCCTCGACGCTGCCGGGGATGACAGCTCAGGATAACTCACGTACACTGACGATATGGGTATCCCTGCGGGAGGGGGCGACCCGTTTCCCCGTTTTTTGCTGCTCGGTGCGGTGCAATCAGCACGGAAAAGGTGCGGCAGGGATTCAGCGCGACCATATCTGCCCGTCGGCAGGCCCTCCCTCCTGTCAGGGGAGAACGCCGCTGTCTGCCGGGCGTTGCATCGGGAAGGCGACATTTTCCCATAATACCTTTTTGGGGGGTGCGTGTATGCAAAAGCGATTCATCGAGCTGGTCAGCCATTTTCTTTCGGAAGCTCACATCGACTGCATCGTTGCTCCTGGTGATCATGTGATTTCTGTCCCGGTGGGCGATTTCAGATTCAACATCGGGCTGTTTGAATCCATGCGGACCATCGTGCTGCAAGGCATTGTGGGCATTGTCCCCGGCACAGGGCGCGAGGCGCTCTATGCGGAACTGCTGCGCATGAATTCCCTGTTCAAGGGGACGCACGGCGCAACGCTCGGCCTTGAAGGGGATGCGGTTACCTTGCAATATGGCATTCCCATTGATGGTGTGGACGATGCCTCCTTTGCGGCCCAGGCGGCCACCTTTCTTGAAGCGATTGCCGCCATGCTGGAAGGTTTTGACAGTCTGGTCGCGCATGTCCGGTCTGTCCCTGACGCCACGGCAACGGCTGAAGACGCCACGTGCATGGGGAAAGACGTGATTCGTGTGTGA
- a CDS encoding thioredoxin family protein — MIRTVCLCLALLAVCATGSMAAAEQIPVPGTVTLLDLGSDCIPCDLQDRIVRRVEHSFAGRIAVRYVDVEKFPENKARYQVDVIPLLIFYDKAGKERARHSGYLKEGTMRKLLQQLLDE, encoded by the coding sequence ATGATACGCACTGTCTGTCTTTGTCTTGCCCTGCTTGCCGTCTGCGCCACGGGGAGCATGGCTGCTGCGGAGCAGATACCCGTCCCGGGTACCGTGACGCTGCTGGACCTGGGGTCCGACTGCATCCCCTGTGACCTGCAGGATCGTATCGTGCGCCGTGTCGAGCACAGCTTTGCTGGCAGGATTGCTGTCCGCTATGTGGATGTGGAAAAATTCCCGGAGAACAAGGCGCGCTATCAGGTCGATGTCATCCCCCTGCTTATCTTCTATGACAAGGCGGGCAAGGAGCGTGCGCGACATAGCGGCTACTTGAAGGAAGGCACCATGCGCAAACTCCTGCAGCAGCTGCTGGATGAATAG
- a CDS encoding DUF1786 domain-containing protein has translation MEAFVQDFLRQHGPTLCVDIGSGTQDALLARPGLESHNWPRFVLPAPARMVAQRIRELTLLRRPVWLYGGNMGGGFGQAVREHVAAGLPLASTLAASRALHDREEVVRKMGVTLSEQCPPGHVPLFLGDYAPEFWASLLRHAGLPLPHLVLAAAQDHGESAQGNRIGRMQHWTRLLEQSGKPEDWLLTTVPQPLTRLRALQDRTGGPVADTGTSVLLGALSEPEVMDRSYRQGITIVNVGNGHTVAALVYQGCVRGLYEHHTGMRTREELLADLDQFRKTWLPAEVVRASGGHGTAFAPPCEEAGGYEPTYLLGPQRDILAGQGKFLDPCGDMMQAGSLGLLWGWARRQAQC, from the coding sequence ATGGAAGCCTTTGTACAGGATTTTTTGCGTCAGCATGGTCCGACGCTGTGTGTGGACATCGGCAGCGGCACGCAGGATGCCCTGCTGGCCCGCCCCGGGCTGGAAAGCCACAACTGGCCGCGCTTTGTGCTGCCGGCTCCTGCCCGCATGGTTGCCCAGCGTATTCGCGAGCTGACCCTGCTGCGTCGTCCCGTCTGGTTGTATGGCGGCAATATGGGCGGCGGCTTCGGGCAGGCCGTGCGCGAACATGTGGCGGCCGGGCTGCCCCTGGCGTCCACGCTGGCGGCATCGCGCGCCCTGCATGACAGGGAAGAGGTGGTGCGCAAGATGGGCGTTACCCTGAGCGAGCAGTGCCCGCCCGGTCATGTGCCGCTGTTTCTGGGGGATTATGCGCCGGAATTCTGGGCATCCCTGCTGCGTCATGCCGGGCTGCCGCTGCCGCATCTGGTTCTGGCGGCGGCGCAGGACCACGGCGAAAGCGCCCAGGGCAACCGTATCGGCCGCATGCAGCACTGGACACGTCTGCTGGAGCAGTCCGGCAAGCCGGAAGACTGGCTGCTGACCACCGTGCCGCAGCCGCTGACGCGCCTGCGTGCCCTGCAGGACCGCACGGGCGGGCCTGTGGCGGACACCGGCACCAGCGTGCTGCTGGGGGCGCTCAGCGAGCCGGAAGTGATGGACCGCAGCTACCGCCAGGGCATTACCATTGTCAATGTGGGCAACGGGCACACGGTGGCGGCCCTGGTCTATCAGGGCTGCGTGCGCGGGCTGTACGAGCATCACACGGGCATGCGTACCCGCGAGGAACTGCTGGCGGACCTGGACCAGTTCCGCAAGACATGGCTTCCGGCCGAGGTGGTGCGGGCATCAGGGGGACATGGCACGGCCTTTGCGCCCCCGTGCGAGGAAGCCGGAGGCTACGAACCCACTTATCTGCTGGGGCCGCAGCGGGATATTCTGGCAGGGCAGGGCAAATTTCTGGACCCTTGCGGCGACATGATGCAGGCGGGGAGCCTGGGGCTGCTGTGGGGTTGGGCGCGCCGTCAGGCGCAATGCTGA
- a CDS encoding transglutaminase family protein gives MRKLFLAVVALCCLCIGQPALSADAAPKSGVITYNVALNVAPESKTATLYLPYPLSDRNQDISDVKVSGNFDAQGVYHDPKTGSMYLKAQWSRITEKPVLTFSFHVNSHYTKGAALKDGGNALPVDVTPYLAANDYLPVDHPKVKELAAQATRDRTTYLDRARGVYEWTIANTHRDPDVKGCGLGQAIRTLTEANGGGKCADISSVFITVARAAGIPARDVFGLRTSGKSGDITGDFHCWAEFYLPGTGWVMVDPADVRKAMLLEKLELKDAATRERTEFFWNGDALFRIALNRGEHGVEFPGMQGAPVGYFMYPYAEVDGEALDYFDPKDFSFSVTLKAD, from the coding sequence ATGCGCAAACTTTTCCTGGCCGTTGTTGCCCTGTGCTGCCTTTGCATCGGGCAGCCGGCCCTGTCCGCTGATGCGGCCCCCAAGTCCGGTGTTATCACCTACAACGTCGCCCTGAACGTGGCGCCGGAAAGCAAAACGGCCACGCTCTACCTTCCCTACCCCCTTTCCGACCGCAATCAGGACATTTCCGACGTCAAGGTGTCGGGGAATTTTGATGCGCAAGGCGTGTATCACGATCCCAAGACAGGTTCCATGTATCTGAAGGCACAGTGGAGTCGAATCACGGAAAAGCCCGTGCTGACCTTCAGTTTTCATGTGAATTCCCACTATACCAAGGGAGCAGCCCTCAAGGACGGCGGCAACGCGCTGCCTGTGGACGTAACGCCCTACCTGGCTGCCAACGACTATCTGCCCGTGGACCATCCCAAGGTCAAGGAACTGGCTGCCCAGGCCACCAGGGATCGCACGACCTATCTGGACCGCGCCCGCGGCGTGTATGAATGGACCATCGCCAATACGCATCGTGACCCTGATGTAAAGGGCTGCGGCCTGGGCCAGGCCATCCGTACCCTGACCGAGGCGAACGGTGGTGGCAAATGCGCTGACATCAGCTCCGTGTTCATCACCGTGGCCCGCGCTGCGGGCATCCCTGCCCGTGACGTATTCGGCCTGCGCACCTCGGGCAAGTCCGGCGACATCACCGGCGATTTCCACTGCTGGGCCGAATTTTACCTGCCCGGCACGGGCTGGGTCATGGTGGACCCTGCGGATGTCCGCAAGGCCATGCTGCTGGAAAAGCTGGAACTGAAGGACGCCGCAACCAGGGAACGCACGGAATTCTTCTGGAATGGCGACGCCCTGTTCCGCATTGCGCTGAATCGCGGGGAACATGGCGTGGAATTCCCCGGCATGCAGGGCGCTCCTGTGGGGTACTTCATGTATCCGTATGCTGAAGTGGATGGCGAAGCGCTGGATTACTTTGATCCCAAGGACTTCTCCTTCTCCGTGACCCTGAAGGCTGACTAG
- a CDS encoding molybdopterin-dependent oxidoreductase gives MHTTCLGCNARCGMRVYVKDGKVRSVCGNPYHPYAMGGHPIPYDTPLDKALELTPPVCAKAHEAANYLYNPYRLRKPLKRAGERGSGRFEPIEWEQLIREVAQGGKLFAALGDTRDYPGIRSVLSDDPMDANAPELGSVRNGFIFIGGRDQSGYQDFTTRFVKGAVGSVNRISHTDICGLGFRMGNYALTEGKDVELKADPMACEYMLIFGANVYEALQPGINHYGALLAERHAAGQLRFVIVDPRATNASAHADRWLPVKPGQDGALSMGMIRVLLEEKLYDREFLVRCHDSTDKRGCTNATYLVITAPGHAREGTFLRWGDLHPEEKNSDTARDFVVMGHDGHPVPASSTETAHLEYAGSITWEGKPHEVCTAFALMRNQVMAHSLEEYAQQCGISATEIASVAREFAAHGHKAAVCQYHGAGNYVGGTWAAYAVAMLNVLVGSVNCQGGYLHGGGSAGAWKKGAYDLAAFSGQRKPAGVRISREGAVYEKSSEFRAKKAAGQTGYPARRPWLSYTKGGLCVEALNGIDQGYPYPCKVLFTFFFNPVYSIPGGQHYIPMLKDPDKVPLHVSMDICINESNLYADYIVPNLTYLEGQYAFMSPHAPALKFSTVRVPAVEALTGRTKDGRPYCMETFLIDLAEQLNLPGFGKDAIAGADGKRYPLHCAEDFYLRALANLAVNCQLPPADSAEMRHVETSVPAARYRHILTEDQWRRTCTLIARGGVFRHEYESLFKDGIHTAGLPRFALYNETLAQARNSMTGERCCGTLSLASAHEALGRHIDDMDAAYPFTAVTYKMNVHAQSRTSSHRWALEVFPENFLEMHHDDARELGISAGDRVRITSRSCPQGIVMRARPSSLLRRGVVAISFHYGHSQMGASDLEIQDVEQVLLGGSSVGSHNRMKGDPRLGSGGNFNELARLDTSLGDTPLVDPVGGIPDFSSTRVRIEKIRESL, from the coding sequence GTGCATACGACCTGCCTGGGCTGCAACGCCCGCTGCGGCATGCGCGTTTATGTGAAGGATGGCAAGGTCCGGAGCGTCTGCGGCAATCCCTATCATCCGTATGCTATGGGAGGGCATCCCATCCCCTATGACACACCGCTGGACAAGGCCCTGGAGCTGACGCCGCCCGTCTGCGCCAAAGCCCATGAGGCCGCCAATTATCTGTATAATCCCTACCGCCTGCGCAAGCCGCTGAAACGGGCAGGAGAGCGCGGCTCGGGACGGTTCGAACCCATCGAGTGGGAACAGCTCATCCGCGAAGTGGCCCAGGGCGGAAAACTGTTTGCCGCTCTGGGGGATACGCGGGACTACCCCGGCATCCGTTCGGTCCTGAGCGATGACCCCATGGATGCCAACGCACCGGAACTTGGCAGCGTGCGCAACGGCTTTATATTCATCGGCGGCCGCGACCAGTCGGGCTATCAGGATTTCACCACCCGTTTTGTCAAGGGAGCCGTAGGGTCCGTCAACCGCATCAGCCATACGGATATCTGCGGTCTGGGCTTCCGCATGGGGAACTATGCCCTGACAGAAGGCAAGGATGTGGAGCTGAAGGCGGATCCCATGGCCTGCGAGTACATGCTCATTTTCGGCGCCAATGTGTACGAGGCCCTGCAGCCCGGCATCAACCATTACGGGGCACTTCTGGCTGAACGACATGCCGCCGGACAGCTCCGCTTCGTCATCGTGGACCCGCGGGCCACCAATGCGTCAGCGCATGCAGACCGCTGGCTGCCCGTCAAGCCCGGGCAGGACGGTGCGCTGAGCATGGGCATGATCCGCGTTCTGCTGGAAGAAAAGCTGTATGACCGGGAATTTCTGGTCAGATGCCATGACAGCACGGACAAGCGCGGCTGCACCAATGCCACCTATCTGGTGATTACGGCCCCTGGCCATGCCAGGGAAGGGACGTTCCTGCGCTGGGGAGACCTGCATCCTGAAGAAAAAAACAGCGACACGGCCCGGGATTTCGTGGTGATGGGCCATGACGGCCACCCGGTTCCGGCGTCCAGCACGGAGACCGCCCATCTGGAGTATGCAGGCAGCATCACATGGGAGGGCAAGCCCCATGAGGTGTGCACGGCTTTTGCCCTCATGCGCAACCAGGTGATGGCCCACAGTCTGGAAGAATACGCGCAGCAGTGCGGCATATCCGCCACGGAAATCGCGAGCGTTGCCCGCGAATTTGCCGCGCACGGCCACAAGGCCGCCGTCTGTCAGTATCATGGTGCGGGCAACTACGTGGGCGGAACCTGGGCGGCGTATGCCGTGGCCATGCTCAATGTGCTGGTTGGCAGCGTCAACTGTCAGGGTGGCTACCTCCATGGCGGGGGCAGTGCCGGCGCCTGGAAAAAGGGCGCCTATGACCTTGCGGCCTTCAGCGGACAGCGGAAACCCGCCGGGGTACGCATTTCCCGCGAAGGCGCCGTATACGAGAAATCTTCCGAATTCCGGGCCAAGAAAGCCGCTGGACAGACCGGCTACCCCGCCAGACGTCCGTGGCTCTCGTATACCAAGGGGGGACTCTGTGTGGAGGCGCTCAACGGTATCGACCAGGGCTATCCGTATCCCTGCAAGGTGCTGTTCACCTTCTTCTTCAATCCCGTATATTCCATCCCTGGCGGCCAGCATTACATCCCCATGCTGAAGGATCCTGACAAGGTTCCCCTGCATGTCTCCATGGACATCTGCATCAATGAGTCCAACCTCTATGCAGACTACATCGTGCCCAACCTGACCTATCTGGAGGGGCAATATGCGTTCATGTCGCCCCATGCGCCTGCCTTGAAGTTCTCCACGGTGCGTGTCCCGGCGGTGGAAGCGCTGACAGGCAGAACCAAGGACGGACGCCCGTACTGCATGGAAACCTTCCTTATCGACCTGGCGGAGCAGCTGAATCTGCCCGGCTTCGGGAAGGATGCCATCGCCGGCGCGGACGGAAAGCGGTATCCCCTGCATTGTGCCGAGGACTTTTATCTGCGGGCCCTGGCCAATCTTGCCGTCAATTGCCAGCTGCCTCCGGCAGATTCCGCGGAAATGCGCCATGTGGAAACCAGCGTTCCTGCGGCACGCTACCGCCATATCCTGACAGAGGACCAATGGCGGCGTACCTGCACCCTGATCGCCCGGGGCGGCGTGTTCCGCCATGAATACGAAAGCCTGTTCAAGGACGGCATCCATACCGCGGGTCTGCCCCGCTTCGCCCTGTACAATGAAACACTGGCCCAGGCCCGCAATTCCATGACTGGCGAACGCTGCTGCGGGACCCTGAGTCTGGCATCCGCCCATGAGGCGCTGGGCCGCCATATCGACGACATGGATGCGGCGTATCCCTTCACGGCCGTCACCTACAAGATGAACGTTCATGCGCAGTCCCGTACCTCAAGCCACCGCTGGGCCCTGGAAGTCTTTCCCGAAAACTTCCTGGAGATGCACCACGATGACGCCCGGGAACTGGGCATCAGCGCGGGTGACAGGGTGCGTATCACCTCACGCAGCTGTCCGCAGGGGATCGTCATGCGTGCCCGGCCGTCGTCGCTGCTGCGGCGCGGCGTCGTGGCCATTTCCTTTCATTACGGTCACAGCCAGATGGGCGCCTCGGACCTGGAAATACAGGATGTGGAGCAGGTTCTGCTGGGCGGAAGCAGCGTTGGCAGCCACAACCGCATGAAAGGCGATCCCCGGCTGGGATCGGGGGGCAACTTCAATGAACTTGCCCGGCTGGACACCTCCCTGGGGGATACGCCCCTGGTGGATCCCGTGGGCGGCATTCCCGATTTCAGCAGTACACGGGTTCGCATCGAAAAAATCCGGGAGTCCCTATGA
- a CDS encoding MBL fold metallo-hydrolase translates to MSTIILASSPRQAMAAPCHTLRMGPAEIQVLYLVERDLKTGILLAETAEQQRRIATAYPRGLIHNSLNVLVIRGNGIVALVDTGYAWSFPNLVAALQRVGLSPADVTHVLLTHAHSDHTGGLVQGGKAAFPGARVLFSQKELAYWTSPERQTAAAEGERTLAAEVGAILHAYGDRVSSFTTGQDLWAALPGITAVDEAGHTPGHVGIMARNNGQTCCMPLTCSPLILRCQPPMTWTRLPQRACARSFCSRPVAKAGW, encoded by the coding sequence ATGTCCACCATTATTCTCGCATCGTCCCCCCGTCAGGCCATGGCTGCCCCATGCCATACATTGCGCATGGGGCCTGCGGAAATTCAGGTGCTCTATCTGGTGGAGCGCGATCTGAAAACCGGCATCCTGCTGGCGGAAACAGCGGAACAGCAGCGCCGCATCGCCACCGCCTATCCACGGGGGCTGATTCATAACTCGCTGAACGTCCTGGTCATCCGCGGCAACGGCATTGTGGCCCTTGTGGATACCGGCTACGCCTGGAGCTTCCCGAACCTGGTGGCAGCCCTGCAACGCGTGGGTCTGTCCCCGGCGGATGTGACCCATGTGCTGCTGACCCATGCCCACAGCGACCATACCGGCGGGCTGGTGCAGGGCGGCAAGGCCGCCTTTCCCGGTGCCAGGGTGCTCTTTTCGCAAAAGGAGCTGGCCTACTGGACCAGCCCGGAACGCCAGACCGCCGCTGCGGAAGGCGAACGCACTCTGGCCGCCGAAGTGGGTGCCATTCTGCACGCCTACGGCGACCGCGTTTCCAGCTTTACCACCGGCCAGGACCTCTGGGCAGCCCTGCCCGGCATCACGGCTGTGGATGAAGCTGGCCACACTCCCGGCCACGTGGGGATCATGGCCAGGAACAACGGGCAGACCTGCTGCATGCCTTTGACGTGCAGTCCCCTGATCCTGCGCTGTCAACCGCCTATGACATGGACCCGGCTGCCGCAGCGCGCGTGCGCACGCAGCTTCTGCAGCAGGCCCGTCGCGAAGGCTGGCTGGTAA
- a CDS encoding 4Fe-4S dicluster domain-containing protein: protein MLIDLNRCLGCQACVMACKAVHDVPGQFRTRISVGEDSARRAATFRPVLCSQCGEAACIPACPAGAMSRGADGVVHLDKARCTGCGRCVEACPQQAVYLDENGKADKCCFCRETGNGQPPCVSACASHARLFGDLAHPDAQLTAWLAAGPNGISGGSPEDCRVCYLPLRNDRRRS, encoded by the coding sequence ATGCTCATAGATCTGAACCGTTGTCTGGGCTGCCAGGCCTGCGTCATGGCCTGCAAAGCGGTGCATGATGTTCCGGGACAGTTCAGGACGCGCATCAGCGTGGGCGAAGACAGCGCACGCCGGGCCGCGACGTTTCGCCCTGTCCTGTGCAGCCAGTGCGGCGAGGCGGCCTGCATCCCGGCCTGTCCTGCCGGGGCCATGTCCCGGGGGGCTGACGGCGTGGTCCATCTTGACAAAGCGCGTTGCACCGGCTGCGGCCGTTGTGTGGAGGCCTGCCCGCAACAGGCCGTTTATCTGGACGAAAACGGCAAGGCGGACAAGTGCTGCTTCTGCCGGGAGACGGGCAACGGACAGCCCCCCTGTGTGTCGGCCTGTGCATCGCACGCTCGTCTTTTCGGTGACCTGGCCCATCCCGATGCACAGCTGACGGCATGGCTGGCCGCCGGGCCCAACGGTATTTCAGGCGGCAGCCCAGAGGACTGCCGCGTATGCTATCTCCCGCTGCGGAACGACCGGAGGAGATCGTGA
- the ftsZ gene encoding cell division protein FtsZ has translation MSQSIMDEIDTSLATNAKIKVIGVGGGGGNAVQNMIDSGLRGVQFVCANTDVQALNRNASPLKVQLGEKLTKGLGAGANPDVGREAALESVNAIREAIGDADMVFVTAGMGGGTGTGAAPIVAQAAKELGALTVGVVTKPFSFEGSKRKNAAEKGLEEFKQHVDCLITIPNDRLLAFAPKKEPFSKMLQRANEVLYYAVKGISDVIVGEGLINLDFADVRTTMSESGLALMGTGIASGENRASEAAQRAIMSPLLEDVSLESAKAVLYNITGPEDISGDEIAEIGEIIAEAAPADANIIFGVVYDEAVGDEIRITVIATGIEPPAAAQPAPVASAAANAGSAKVREFGKPGANAVMAESRLRPRAEEPGTFGKAAPREELRPRRSRSAEIGSWYEENNNGYPPFVMKQQRRHNPGHEDFLFDEDERDIPTFLRTQAD, from the coding sequence ATGTCACAGTCGATAATGGATGAAATTGATACCTCGCTGGCGACCAATGCCAAGATCAAGGTTATTGGCGTGGGTGGCGGCGGCGGCAATGCCGTGCAGAACATGATTGATTCCGGTCTGCGCGGGGTGCAGTTTGTCTGCGCCAATACGGATGTGCAGGCACTCAACAGAAATGCCTCGCCCCTCAAGGTGCAGCTGGGCGAAAAGCTGACCAAGGGCCTCGGCGCCGGCGCCAATCCCGATGTGGGGCGCGAGGCGGCTCTGGAAAGTGTCAATGCCATCCGTGAGGCCATTGGCGATGCTGACATGGTTTTTGTGACGGCCGGCATGGGCGGCGGCACGGGCACGGGGGCTGCCCCCATTGTGGCCCAGGCTGCCAAGGAGCTTGGCGCCCTCACCGTGGGGGTGGTGACCAAACCCTTCAGCTTTGAAGGCAGCAAACGCAAAAATGCGGCGGAAAAGGGGCTGGAGGAATTCAAGCAGCATGTGGACTGCCTCATCACCATTCCCAATGATCGCCTGCTGGCCTTTGCGCCCAAGAAGGAACCCTTCAGCAAGATGCTGCAACGGGCCAATGAAGTGCTGTACTATGCCGTCAAGGGCATTTCCGATGTGATTGTGGGCGAAGGCCTCATCAACCTTGACTTTGCCGACGTGCGCACCACCATGTCCGAATCCGGTCTGGCCCTCATGGGCACGGGCATTGCCTCCGGTGAAAACCGTGCCAGCGAGGCGGCCCAGCGCGCCATCATGAGTCCGCTGCTGGAAGATGTCTCGCTGGAAAGCGCCAAGGCCGTGCTGTACAATATCACTGGTCCCGAAGACATCTCGGGCGACGAAATTGCCGAAATCGGCGAGATCATTGCCGAGGCTGCGCCGGCCGATGCCAATATCATCTTTGGTGTGGTGTATGACGAGGCTGTGGGCGATGAAATCCGTATCACGGTCATTGCCACGGGCATCGAGCCTCCCGCGGCGGCCCAGCCCGCGCCGGTGGCAAGTGCGGCGGCCAATGCCGGCAGCGCCAAGGTGCGCGAATTTGGCAAGCCTGGCGCCAATGCCGTGATGGCGGAATCGCGCCTGCGCCCGCGTGCGGAAGAGCCGGGCACCTTTGGCAAGGCCGCACCGCGTGAAGAGCTTCGCCCTCGCCGTTCCCGCAGCGCGGAAATCGGTTCCTGGTACGAGGAGAACAATAACGGCTACCCGCCCTTTGTCATGAAACAGCAGCGCCGGCACAATCCCGGTCATGAAGATTTTCTGTTTGATGAGGACGAGCGGGATATTCCCACCTTCCTCAGGACACAGGCCGATTAG